The following coding sequences are from one Spea bombifrons isolate aSpeBom1 chromosome 13, aSpeBom1.2.pri, whole genome shotgun sequence window:
- the ENDOV gene encoding endonuclease V, whose amino-acid sequence MEPTGGPEVLSKQEHEPSDDMADTYSKWEREQALLKEDLINYNTEAWQDHPEFSGLERVGGVDLSYCKEDDKIACASLVVLSYPDLKVIYEDFHMVALSAPYVAGFLAFREVPSLADAIHRLQEKDPSLMPQVLLVDGNGILHHRGFGVACHLGVLTGLPCIGVAKNLLQVDGLENNEEHKEQIRQLNSGGDFFNLTGSSGIVLGTALKSSNKSSKPIYVSVGHKISLGSAVKLVHSCCKYRVPEPIRQADIRSREFLCQIAAASETA is encoded by the exons ATGGAGCCTACTGGGGGCCCCGAAGTCCTCTCTAAACAAGAGCACGAACCCAGCGACGATATGGCGGATACGTACAGTAAATGGGAGAG GGAGCAGGCCCTGCTGAAAGAAGACCTTATAAATTACAACACCGAAGCATGGCAGGATCATCCTGAATTTTCGGGGTTGGAAAGAGTTGGAGGCGTAGACCTTTCCTATTGTAAAGAAGATGATAAAATTGCTTGTGCTTCGCTCGTAGTCCTGAGCTATCCAGATCTGAAG GTGATCTATGAAGACTTCCATATGGTGGCCCTCAGCGCTCCCTATGTAGCGGGATTCCTGGCCTTCCGAGAGGTGCCATCCTTGGCTGATGCAATTCACAGGCTACAGGAAAAGGATCCAAGTTTGATGCCCCAG GTGCTCCTTGTAGATGGCAATGGAATCCTGCATCACAGAG GATTTGGGGTGGCATGCCACCTCGGGGTCCTCACGGGGCTACCTTGCATTGGGGTTGCCAAGAACCTACTACAAGTGGATGGTCTGGAGAATAATGAAGAACACAAAGAACAG ATACGGCAGCTAAACAGCGGAGGAGATTTTTTCAACCTGACAGGCAGCTCTGGCATTGTCCTGGGTACT GCTTTGAAGAGCTCCAACAAGAGCTCCAAGCCCATCTATGTCTCAGTTGGCCACAAGATAAGCCTCGGGTCTGCGGTAAAGCTGGTCCACTCCTGCTGCAAGTACAGGGTTCCCGAGCCAATAAGACAG GCAGACATCCGATCCAGGGAGTTTCTGTGCCAAATCGCAGCTGCCTCTGAAACAGCCTAG